GCTAActaactagccagctagttaTCAGCTACAAAGCTAGTTAGCGCGCTAACTCGACAAACATTAGCCGCTAACAATGCTGTGTCGTCAAGTTGTTTTCCCCTCccctagccagctaactagcgggCTAATGTTGGCTATGTAGCCAAGGTGGTTAATGTTATGTTGGTCTACCTAGTTAAAGAATGTGTTTAGACTATTTTCATGCCATTTCACATTTTTCGTGAACTTAAGGCTTATGTGAAACTCTCGTCCATCTTTTATATCGGTTAGTCAGTAATTGCATGATATCCATTCTGCATCTGCCTAGATACCCAGGTAGCCTCAGCTCTTGCGCATAACTTTGGTGCTAAATAACATTTAGCCCGCTAGATAGCAATTTATAGCCAGCTAACGAAGTATTAATGTATTTCAACTGTTTAAAATAATTTCAAAATTCGTGAAATGTTTGCCCTTTGTTAGATTACGGAAAACACCCTTTGTCTCTGCAGAATAAATACAagtattttgtaattgtattttgttCTGTGTATTGTTGACACTGGTACCCTGGTCACTTGGCTAGTTAGCCTTAAATTATTGCTAGCTGGGGGTCTTGGCTGGCTAGATATCTGGCTAATAACAAGTGTGTCAGTGCAGAAGCTATGGCTCCTTATAAAGTTTCAGATGTTTTCTTGGTTTGTATTGCACAAACTGAACAGCATTCTGCCTACTTTTTTCACCCCTTTTTCTGCGAGGACAAATACCTATAATTTAATCTATTACTGTTACACCAGCAGCTCTGTGCTTTAGTATCAGTAGCATTGAAActgttctacagtactactgttCACGTCATTAGCATGGAAACACTTAGTTGAGATGTAAATGATAGCTCAATGTCACATCACTTAATCTGTATCTTATATTGCTTCTACCTGACAggtctctgactgactgactgagaatCTAAGCActactaccaaccctgttgtgcTAGCCATACTAAGTGGATCTCTTCCTACCCCAAGTCCCTCTAAGCTTCCCGTCCGGCTCTAAAACGGAGGTCGTCGGGCTGGAGTGTGTTCTCATGGCCGATTCAGAGACTGAGTGTGACACACCCGGCCTTGACACGCTGGGGTCGGAGTGTGTCATTGCCCACAGCCAGGTTGACCTGCATTATGCGGCCGAGACAGAGATCATGACGGAGGAGAAACGTGGCCTGGAGCTGGAGATCCACGGgggcgacctggccaagatccAAGGGCTCACTGCCGTGGCCTGTGTGGATGCCATCGTCACAGAGACTGACCACGACTACGTGACCAAGCCGGACCACCACGGGGAGATCCAGTGCTTCACCATGGGGGGCGAGGGCAAGGGGGAGGCGCTGCTGGGAGAGGTGCTGCTAAAAACCGAGACTGAACATGTGGTTAAGGTGGAGTCGGACCACGTGGGCGGTGAGCTGACGGTCGAGTCCGAGAATGGCGTGGTTATCCACGAGGCCCACGGCCTGCAATGCAACGAGTGCGGAGAGATCTTCGGCAGCATGGCCGACCTGCACCAGCACTTCGAGATCCACAAGGCCACCAACCCTTATATCTGCGTGCACTGTGGCGATAGCTTCGCTGTGGAGTCGAGCCTCAAGCAGCACATGAAGATCCACATGAAAGAGAAAGCGTATGCCACCACAGGCGTGGAGATGGTGGGAAAGGGGGTAATCGACGCTTTCAACCTCAAGTCTCACCAGATGATCCACAGCCCGGAGAAGCCCCACCGTTGCTCGGAATGCGGCAAGAGCTTCGCGGCGGCCATCACCCTGCGGGAGCACATGAAAATGCACTCGGAGGATAAGCCGTACAAGTGTACCCAGTGCAGGAAGAGCTTCATCCGCCGGCGCCACCTCAAGAAGCACCAGGAGCTCCACGCCAGGGAGAAGCCCTTcacctgttcccagtgtggaaagggtttcaccACGGCCTCTAGCCTGAAGCAGCACCAGAAAACCCACGCAGGGGACAAGCCTCACCGCTGCACACAGTGCGGGAAGTGCTTTGCCGCAGCCGCAACCCTGCGGGAGCACCAGCGCATCCACTCTGGGGAGAAGCCCTACAAGTGCAACCAGTGCAGGAAGAGCTTTGTCCGCAAGCGCCACCTTAAGAAGCACCAACTGGTCCACTCGGGTGGGAAACCCTACTCCTGCGCCCAGTGCGACAAGAGCTTCAACCACTCCTCCTCGCTCTCCCGGCACCACAAGGTCCACCTGGAGGCACGCATCTACTCCTCCCCTCCCCAGGGCAAGGCATTCTCCTACGGGAGCACTATGAAGCAGCAGTCAAGGATGCACCAGGGGGGGGGAGGCGCGGGAGACAAACCGTACACCTGCAACCACTGCGACAAGAGCTTCAATCATTCCTCCTCCCTGTCCCGCCACCAAAGAGTCCACTCGGAGGGGAAGAGCTACACCTGCGGCCACTGTGGGAAGAGGTTCAACCACTCCTCTTCCCTGTCCAGGCACCAGCGTGTTCACCAGGaggagaagcagcagcagcagcaacaggtAGTGGTGCAGCAACAGTACAGCGCAGTTCCCTCGACGAAGGGATTCCCCCACACCACCATCCTCAAACAGCGTATCCTGGCCAGCGAGAAGCCATACAggtgctcccagtgtggaaaaggCTTCAAccattcatcctctctctccaggcATCATAGAATCCACATTGACCAGTGAGATCCCTACACACAcctactctgtctctcactcacacacagcccTGACCGACACCCACCCCTGTGATGTTTGTTCTACCAATCGGTCCCGAGCTCCAGACGACAAGGACTACAGCCAATAAAACCCGGGCAGCTCTCCCAGTAACAGTGTAGTGGTCAGGGGCAGAGTTTAATTTGTCTCTGTGTGGATCAGTCgatacaaatggacaatgacacaacCAAAATATCCTTTTCAAAAGGAGAAAAAGAGAAATACAAGTTCTAGCCTGAACTTATAATAACCCTTTACAGACGAGCTGTTGAAGTTGGGTTGCTTGACGAGTTCCTAGGACTTTCAGATCAGTTAGTTTTGAATAAATTGTGAGACATTTTGAATGAGCCTGTATTTCTCCTTTGTGATTGTGACTCGCTCCAGAACCCCCTCTTTTTGATTGATTGCTtttaaagaaaagaaaaatgATTTGATAATCTAGAGATGATAAATGTTACCTGAATAACGGAGAGAAACACTTGTAGTTATTTCACTCTTGCATAATTCTCCCCCTACTAAATGGAGTGCATTTCCGATTTAACCTTCGTTGAGGTCAATCTCCCACTCTTGGCTACTGATACAACTTGCGATCAAGTCATACTGTCTTGATGGCATACATTAGCAATTTTTCAAATGTGCATTTTTTTTAACCCATAATACCACCTGTAAACTCATAGGGGGAGACAAATCCTATGTAAATAATTGTTGATTTATCCTTTTTTATATATCTGTATAGGTGACTACTGTGCAGTTTTGTTCCAGAAATTAGATGTATTTTTCTTTTATAGTAACATCCAGGTAATCTCTCACCTCCCTTCTCCATATTCCTTTTCATTAATTGTTTTTGTTACAGAGCTACCAGGaaatgttgctactgctctcgtATGTACATACTGTCATATCTGGGTTTCCATCCAGTGAGATGCAGCTCTATGTGGATGGGTATGTACCCGGTGATGTGGTCTGTACTGTACAGCTAAAGTGTGGAGAGCAATACTGCCTCAAGCCTCTGTATTTTTGGGATGCAATTAACAGTCATGAAAAGGAGAAATGGACAAAATGCATCGTAAAAAAATAAACTATCTGGTAGCATTATCTGAAGTTGACTTGCGTCTGTTTTTAATTGATTCCCTATCCAGTTCTCTCTGTTTCAGCACCAAATGTAACATCATTATTAGATAGACGATGGACTCGGATGTTCAAGAGTTATTTCTTGCTATTTCTTTACTCATTCAATTAGCAGTGTATAGAATTATAGTTGATTTCACTGAATGGTTTTGGGAGTAGAAGTGACCAAATTGGACAGTGTAATAATAGATTGTGTTTACTACCTATCTAGATGACTATAGGTTGCTTTTAGTGACACCACTCTTGATTTTGAACTTCCAGGTTTTCCAAATTCCTTGATTACACTTATTTACTGTTctgtgtatatataaaaaataaaaaaaactttattttttttaatgtggtTTGAGTCATTTTGAAAGGGAAGAATAGCTATTATACTGTTTTTTTGGAAGGATTTTTAAAAATTGAGCAGCCTTTATTCTTTTACCCCTTTTTGAATAACAGTTGTGCTTCAAACGGTAGCATAGGCTTATTCCTTGTGTTAGATAGGTGCCTTACTGCATGCTGTAGAAATGTATGCCGAACTGTCGTAAAACAAACAACAACTTTTATGTTTTGGCAACTCCTTTATTCTTAATTTACACCCATTATTTTAAGTTGATGTCATTACTTTATTTGTGGGCTTCTATGTACATTGTGTTTGCACACTGTTACATCTTCATTGTCATTTCATTTTCTCTCCTGTCTTTGTTGATTGGCCTTCAATGTAGATTTTCTTCAAGGTTGAATTAAGGAAGTGAGTTAGAATGTTTTTGATCCCTATATGACTCTGCTTACTGTAGAGGTCCCACCCAGCTCCACCTCTCCCCACATTTCTGACTGCTACATATATGGATAAATAAAAGTTGACTGTCAACATTGCATCAATGGTTTCTTGTTTGATTTGTTATTTTGATATAAATCTAAGTCTGGTAATGAAACCCACATGCTTCTTGTTACATGTTGACTCAGTTTGGGATGCCCTAAAAATACAATAGTGGGCAGGGCCAATGTAGAAGTTTAATATTCATTAATCCATGTGATTTGAAAACTTCTATCCACTTAAATATTTGTGAGAATTTCTGAGTTATGTAAGTGAGACGCTTTTGCCTCCCCCACAGACTACTGTAACCATTGGCTCATTTGAGTTTTCAAACAtacctccatttcttttttaCTGCGTCCAATTGGGGGCAGCCTTGTCTAAGGTTTGCTTACCTCATTACCAACAAAAAGTATAGCCGTCCCTTCTAGTTGTAAAAGTCCCAATGTTTAGCAATGACCTGATTTTAaaaaatgataaaaaaaaaaaaaaagttaaacaacCCACGTCATCTCGCAATCACCCAACACTAAACCACCTCAATTCCTAACCCGAGCTCTCCCAGAGCCATGTTGATGTGGCTGGGATTTCTCTCCATGTACACCTTGTCCCTGGAGCCTCCACCTACACCCAGGACTTAGCTTATCACCTCTGTCTGCCAGGTTCTGGTTTGTATCGGCCGTTACTGAGCGACGTCAATGAACTTGTTTACTTACAAGAGGAAATCCGGTGAAAGGGTAGGTAGGTACTACTATTAAATACAAAAGAGCCTGGCAGATGGAGCTGAAAAGCTAAGCCCTAGATGCTGGTGGAGGAAGGGTTACATGGAGAATGAAAAGGTACTACTTAATTTCTTAAATGTCAACAAAACATTCAGTGAGGCGGTGGCTTGTGTGGTACATAAATATTTATTTGTGTTACACATGGCTACAAGGAAAGGTATGAAAATTCAATTTCAGGCCTAGTGGAAGGACCATGCAAACTCATAGTACTTACCTCCTACATCCACACCACCTATCGATTGATCATGCATTCATTGCAGCAGATTCACTAGTCGTTAGCCGAATACGTCTCAGGATATTCCTGTTAAATGTTATATACAGAAAGGGGAGGAATATAATATACAAGGACATCTACTGGGGCAGGTCTGGGTTGAGCACCCACAAGTTGCTCTTATACACTATCCCGGGAGGACTGGATAACTAACCAGCATAGACAATGAGGAAAAGCTAGATGTTCACAGCAAGTTTATGACAGCAGTGAAACAAACATGCTGGAAGTCCATGAAGATAGGCTGTGAACCCCATATCTGATTGCACATTCTTCTTACTTCCCACGCTTTCTGATGGCGGAACAGACGGAGCTGCATCAGGGGACTCATGGGCCCTCACACAGAGCTGCGTCAGGGAACTCATTGTCCCTCCCTCGGAGATGCATCTTGGGGCCTATGGTTTCTATACGTTCATGACTGGTGTGAGCTGTAGCAAAGAGCTCTGTGGTCTCATGGCGGAGCTCTTGGAGTGCAGTTTCTCCAGGTTCTGTAGGAAACCTCTCCTCTTTAGACCCTCCAGAATCACTGTGTTGTTGGTTGCCAGAGTCACACGGGTGCTGTAGGGAGAAACATAGAAGAACCGAGTGTAAATGCATAGTATAAATTATAAAACGCACACAACAAGCTCCTGTGGGGAGATGAACCATATCAGTAGGATAGAAATACAATATGGAATACACTGATAGACACACATTCACATtcagggaaaggggatacctaatcAGGTACTAACTATACTGTGAAATTCAGGGTGAAAAAAAACTACTCTTCACCACAAAAGGGAAAAAGCCAAGTTCTTATAAAGTTCATTCAAAACTTTTCCCCTCTTCAATGTTAAACGTGAGGGTTTACCCATTCATTATTCACAGTAATCATCCCCCTCTGTATAAATACTGCCTGGTCTAATTGGCTACGGGGTGTTTGTTCAGCTTTATATCCATTTACATgaaaagggaagagagggaaggcacACCGCCTACCAGGGCCATGGGTCATCTAACTACCTCCAGCCTCAGCTTATTTTCACTGCAGCTCCACATTCCTCCACCCTCCCTGGGCCAGCGCTATAGGCAGCTGGCCCTGTAGGCCCTGTTGCCTCTACCTCAGCCACAGAGAGAGGCTAGgtttacagctggagaaaggggtcTAGGTCACAGGTGAGAAGACAAATAAACAGGGGATTTAAGGGCCAAATGCCTCTATGTGTTTCTGGCAGACTGGGACcttagaacaggagaggagagtatGGGAGGAGGATAGGTCCTGCTGCCTGGAACAGTTCCATTCCTGGGGCATATTCATTAAGGGAGAAGAGAAGATATAAGAGTATTTTGTCTTTCATAAAAAAGACTAATGCTGGTGAATATCACGGTCAATTAATAATAAATAGGTAGTGCAAATTGTCACAATCCCTTCACAAAATATAATGAGACCTTTTGTTAAAAGTGTTATAACTGCAATCCATTGATGTTCGATGATGATTAATACAAAGAAACTAACCGTGGCGAGTCTATCCCGCTGTCTCCTGTGTTGCTCTGActctcccctgcctcccccaTCATCTTTCCCCCTCCAGCTCCACTGGACATGCCCAGACTGATACTTGAGCTCTGAaggcctcctctctccctcagggTCTCACAGCCCCCCTTTTCCTCCCCGTCTTCCTCTACTCCGCAACCCCAGTGAGCCGACTCCCCGTCCCCCTCGTCTGCTGACTTATGGAGGGTCTCAGCGTCAGACTCCACCTCGCTGGTCTGGCAGTAGTCAAATATGCTGCTGTCTGCCGCCCCAGCATGCTCCAAACCCTCCAGGGAGAGGCTGGCGTCCTGCCGTCGCTCCCCAAGGATCGGGGCTCCTCGCCTGGGGCTGGGATCGCTGTGGGTCCCTGGTGACGGCTGGCTGAGGTGGCTAAGGGTAGAGTGGCTCACTCTGACGCACCTCTCCTCATCCTGTCCGTGGGGGCTgtgaggggacagagaggggtATTGGTGGATGGTAGAAGAGTGCTCCTCCGCATAAGTGCTATCCCAGTCTCCTTGGAGAGAATGGGGGTCGGGGAAGTGGGGTTGGGGCTCGTGGTAAGAGGAGTGAGGTTGGTCCTGGTAGTGAGAGGAGTGAGGTTGGTCCTGGTAGTGAGTAGGGTCTTGGTGGTCGAAGTGAGTGTCTTGGTATATGGTCTGAGGATCATGGTAGAGGGACTGAGAGTCATGATAGTGAGACATTCGTGTTTGATAGATCTCTCTGTTGTCAATGACTCCCTCTTCACTCAGATACAGAGAACTACAGGCATCCTCATCTTCTTCCTCTGCTCTCTGGTAAAGCCTGTGATCATCTTCTATAAACTCATCACTCTCTATCATAAAGCCATTACTCTCCACCATTAACCCATCAATGTCCTCATGCTCATGACCTGGACTCCTGTGCTCTCTACTGCCACCACTGCTGTGTACCAGACCATGCTGGTTGGGGGTGGTACTGCAAGCCTGTTGGTGAGAGGAGAGCAGGTCAGGCCTGTGGGTTaggtctccctgtgtgtctgtgtgtttgaagGAGTGCCTGCGATGCACAGCAGGCTTTGGCCAGGGCACGGCCGGGTCGCACGGATGGGCAGGGACTGGGTCATAGAGGTGGGTACTAGGGAGGTTGGCATCAGAGTCTAGGGTTTGGCTTGTTACTGCTGGGTGTCTATGGTCCGTTGTACTGCCATATTCTGCTTGCTGTGTCGTTCTATGCTTTccctccttctccttccctccctccctgctgtccctccctctgttctttctctccctctgataTCTAACCTTGTCGTCTATCCTTAGTGTGCTGCTCTGGGGGTATGCCGAGCTGTAGTCTGACGGTAATTCTCTGGGGGGTTTGGTGTCAGAGGGGTGCAGGAGTAGGGGGTCGGTGGTGAACACCCTCGAGTGGAGACGGTCACATGACCTGTCCTCGGTTGTATGAGACTTTCCAGCATGCTCTGTGTCATCAGCGGTCGCTTTGGCTTTGTGCGGGTCCCAGGATTTGGAGCGGTGTCCCACTCGTTCTCTCCTGCCTCCTCCTGAAgtcttcctctctttcccctccttcgcttcctttccctctctcctcctctgttctttGTGGGTCATGCTAGGGGCCACAGTCTGGGTTGGGGTTGTATCTTTCCCAGGTGGTTGACCCTCAAAGGGGTTGTCAATGCGTTTCTTATAGAGGCTTTTCCCCTCCACCGCTCCTGGATCATCTCTATGGTCTGGTTCATGGATAGGGACCTCAGGTCTGAGGCGAGAGGGGACCAGGTCATCCCTGTCTGGgtccacatccacacacactggGGCCTTAGTCTTCaacctgtctttctgtttctcccCGGAGGAATGCGTTCTCTTGCTGCGAGAGACCTTGGAAGTAGATCTCCTTCCCCCAACCCCTGCTCCGAGTACGGGCCGGGAGGAGTGTTGTTGTCTGGGCTTGGAGCTGGTCAGGATCTCAGTGGACATGCCCTTGTCCACCACCTTGTCCCCTCTGTCTACCCTGTCCCCCTTGTCCAAACCTTTATCCCTTTCCACCCCTCTTTCCCCTCGTCTTTCTGTttccgtccctctctcccccagttTCTTCATAAGTACAGTGTGGCGTGTCAGGTTGTCCACAGTGAGCTCAGGGTTGATGCGTCTGATGATGGCATGCTCCAGGTCTCTGGGCAGATTGTTCAGATCCTCCTCGTCCCTCACCGGCCACTCCTCCGGAGGGAACTGATCCGAGAACAAGGCATATTCTTTCTTCACTTTCTCCttcttccctccattcctcctgaaGAGGCTGAGGCCAAACCTCCTCCCCGGTTTGTCCTTGCGGCTGGCGGCAGTAGCCGTAGTGGTCTTGCTGACCTCGCTAGCCTGGTAGTCTGCGGCCGTCGAGGTCGACTGGTGCTGGACTTGAGGCTTGTGGTCCCGGGACCACTTTAGACTCTTCCCTGTGCACTCGCTAATAGAAACAGAAACCGAGTGCTggtctgggagggatggaggaaccATGGTGGCTGTAGTGGCTGTAGTAGCAGGATTGGTCACGTTCTGGGCAGGGGCAAAGCAGCTGCAGGACTTGCAATGGGCCACCAGAGGGAGCTGTGAATGGCTCTCCAGGGTGTCATTACTGAGCAGGTAGGTGATGGGGGGAGGGGATGGCAGCTCGTTGTCTCCAGACCCTGAGGTCCACCAGCTCTTCTCTCTCACCAGGCTGTTGGTGATAAAGTAGGTCTGAGGAGTGACAATGAAATAGCCCTCTCCTGTGTGGTAGATCTTCCTCTCTTTGATCAACGAACCCAGAGCGTTGTACAGGATGTCCTGAGTAGGGATGGTCATACctggcaggaagagagagagaagatcagCCTCATTAGTTAATACAGTTTATCTCCTATAAATCTCATAAAAGTTACTGTATATCGGCAGATGAACTCAACTAGTTTACAGTCAGACTTAAAACTGCACGTTAAGCATTAGTACACTAGATATAATTCTCCCCTTTTTGACACCTACAATTACTCTATTGCAGGAGCACCTGTGGTTGAATGTATGTAGGGATATGAAGCTCTCCCTATACATCTGTATAAGTTACCTGGGTGAGCCTTGGTCATGTGACTGATGAGGGCTTCCTGGTTGACGGTGATATTGGAGGAGTTCATGTCTGAGATGACA
This portion of the Salvelinus namaycush isolate Seneca chromosome 22, SaNama_1.0, whole genome shotgun sequence genome encodes:
- the LOC120017732 gene encoding zinc finger protein 883-like — translated: MADSETECDTPGLDTLGSECVIAHSQVDLHYAAETEIMTEEKRGLELEIHGGDLAKIQGLTAVACVDAIVTETDHDYVTKPDHHGEIQCFTMGGEGKGEALLGEVLLKTETEHVVKVESDHVGGELTVESENGVVIHEAHGLQCNECGEIFGSMADLHQHFEIHKATNPYICVHCGDSFAVESSLKQHMKIHMKEKAYATTGVEMVGKGVIDAFNLKSHQMIHSPEKPHRCSECGKSFAAAITLREHMKMHSEDKPYKCTQCRKSFIRRRHLKKHQELHAREKPFTCSQCGKGFTTASSLKQHQKTHAGDKPHRCTQCGKCFAAAATLREHQRIHSGEKPYKCNQCRKSFVRKRHLKKHQLVHSGGKPYSCAQCDKSFNHSSSLSRHHKVHLEARIYSSPPQGKAFSYGSTMKQQSRMHQGGGGAGDKPYTCNHCDKSFNHSSSLSRHQRVHSEGKSYTCGHCGKRFNHSSSLSRHQRVHQEEKQQQQQQVVVQQQYSAVPSTKGFPHTTILKQRILASEKPYRCSQCGKGFNHSSSLSRHHRIHIDQ
- the stox1 gene encoding storkhead-box protein 1: MSQQRVVQLSTASLALVFGKDEESSRATGGEKYKAASGQEIFADFKAQNLRSFWNKRLVKAIAEVYFQGWMENLVLFVHGNANNLEVLREAWMRRALRSPKGFVIKAVGDLSPVQMSPVAQSQFLPLAEVLCCVISDMNSSNITVNQEALISHMTKAHPGMTIPTQDILYNALGSLIKERKIYHTGEGYFIVTPQTYFITNSLVREKSWWTSGSGDNELPSPPPITYLLSNDTLESHSQLPLVAHCKSCSCFAPAQNVTNPATTATTATMVPPSLPDQHSVSVSISECTGKSLKWSRDHKPQVQHQSTSTAADYQASEVSKTTTATAASRKDKPGRRFGLSLFRRNGGKKEKVKKEYALFSDQFPPEEWPVRDEEDLNNLPRDLEHAIIRRINPELTVDNLTRHTVLMKKLGERGTETERRGERGVERDKGLDKGDRVDRGDKVVDKGMSTEILTSSKPRQQHSSRPVLGAGVGGRRSTSKVSRSKRTHSSGEKQKDRLKTKAPVCVDVDPDRDDLVPSRLRPEVPIHEPDHRDDPGAVEGKSLYKKRIDNPFEGQPPGKDTTPTQTVAPSMTHKEQRRREGKEAKEGKERKTSGGGRRERVGHRSKSWDPHKAKATADDTEHAGKSHTTEDRSCDRLHSRVFTTDPLLLHPSDTKPPRELPSDYSSAYPQSSTLRIDDKVRYQRERKNRGRDSREGGKEKEGKHRTTQQAEYGSTTDHRHPAVTSQTLDSDANLPSTHLYDPVPAHPCDPAVPWPKPAVHRRHSFKHTDTQGDLTHRPDLLSSHQQACSTTPNQHGLVHSSGGSREHRSPGHEHEDIDGLMVESNGFMIESDEFIEDDHRLYQRAEEEDEDACSSLYLSEEGVIDNREIYQTRMSHYHDSQSLYHDPQTIYQDTHFDHQDPTHYQDQPHSSHYQDQPHSSYHEPQPHFPDPHSLQGDWDSTYAEEHSSTIHQYPSLSPHSPHGQDEERCVRVSHSTLSHLSQPSPGTHSDPSPRRGAPILGERRQDASLSLEGLEHAGAADSSIFDYCQTSEVESDAETLHKSADEGDGESAHWGCGVEEDGEEKGGCETLRERGGLQSSSISLGMSSGAGGGKMMGEAGESQSNTGDSGIDSPRTRVTLATNNTVILEGLKRRGFLQNLEKLHSKSSAMRPQSSLLQLTPVMNV